The following proteins come from a genomic window of Athalia rosae chromosome 1, iyAthRosa1.1, whole genome shotgun sequence:
- the LOC125499662 gene encoding uncharacterized protein LOC125499662 isoform X2: protein MTSLLFYQWRQSVPLIASRKFANLRDSFAKTEAAEKSDAPLQFSGSKAESWKSIQSRSGNLDDVPWFQQVSIIMSLSVFMIYFFILREENDIDQKFDKTLFDHIDGLEERQLELVIEYNKEHKISTEREEARLKELRRQ, encoded by the exons ATGACTAGTCTGCTGTTCTATCAGTGGCG ACAATCTGTACCTCTGATTGCGAGTCGAAAATTCGCAAACCTTAGAGATTCTTTCGCAAAAACCGAGGCTGCGGAAAAATCGGATGCACCCTTACAATTCTCTGGCAGTAAAGCAGAATCCTGGAAATCTATACAATCAAGATCGGGAAATCTTGACGATGTACCCTGGTTTCAGCAGGTGTCAATAATCATGAGCCTCTCTGTATTCATGAtctacttttttattcttcgagaagaaaatgatATAGACCAGAAATTTGACAAAACCCTCTTTGACCACATAGATGGCTTAGAAGAAAGACAATTGGAACTGGTCATAGAATACAACAAAGAACACAAGATTAGTACAGAAAGAGAGGAAGCTAGATTAAAGGAACTCAGAAGACAATGA
- the LOC105686031 gene encoding phosphatidylinositol N-acetylglucosaminyltransferase subunit Q → MTKTILVFVPKEFHKEMVGFTYGKVVYDTANETKKFFIFGVRKVNSSNAVKSNNDLIGYFSSINNVYGHLDRTLPDWINIYLCQPAKSNSINYEYCIRDVVIDNRKISPLSHHTVIIVYDRMALLRAELLINKAPFGDHFQELKKLLQKRSIEDEIQKKSKFSLITEILLTYHALFLLYPIQFLCKITHELLPILKYSTLGLHLHSCLKNAKWTLTTIIQRKRITLKTVNYILAMMLDISLGVLLLQFLLEYIGQVPPSHMLLNNAERVVDSLRGLVNWLMGAPAGLKLNHSFNGMLGRFFLYHINLWWTFLLVTRPVLEFAFKVLLLCGRLGVTFQIAIVADLLALVSFHTYCIYVYAARLFNMQLRGLTALFHLFLGKKRNPLRKRVDSCQYQADQLFVGTLLFTILLFLMPTTWVYYTVFTSLRLMLIGLGGFLTRLRFYLQILPVYAFLKWLVRSPVTSSTINMKMYLRNVEGPTTLIVSTVVSPWGETWKRCIPDTMNPHPPVEWTKIVNNLFWGQLLYPL, encoded by the exons ATGACAAAAACGATCTTAGTTTTTGTGCCGAAGGAATTTCACAAGGAAATGGTGGGATTTACCTATGGCAAAGTTGTTTACGACACTgctaatgaaacgaaaaaattttttatctttggcGTGAGAAAGGTGAATTCCAGTAACGCAGTGAAATCTAATAATGATTTAATTGGATACTTTTCTAGTATAAACAATGTCTACGGCCATCTAGATAGAACATTGCCTGACTGGATCAACATTTACTTATGCCAGCCTGCTAAATCAAATTCTATTAACTATGAGTATTGCATTCGTGATGTGGTCATagacaatcgaaaaatttcaccattgTCTCATCATACTGTGATTATAGTTTACGATCGAATGGCATTACTGCGAGCTGAATTATTGATAAACAAAGCTCCATTTGGGGATCATTTTCAAGAGCTTAAAAAACTACTACAGAAGAGATCAATTGAAGatgagatacaaaaaaaatctaaatttaGTTTAATAACGGAAATTTTACTTACTTATCACGCATTGTTTCTTCTATACCCTATCCAATTTCTCTGCAAAATCACTCACGAGTTACTACCCATATTAAAGTACTCTACTTTGGGCTTGCACTTGCATAGTTGTTTGAAGAATGCTAAGTGGACTCTGACTACAATtatacaaagaaaaagaatcactCTGAAAACTGTAAATTACATACTGGCAATGATGCTAGATATTTCACTTGGAGTTCTACTCTTACAATTTTTGCTAGAATACATTGGCCAAGTACCACCTTCACATATGCTGCTCAACAATGCAGAG AGGGTAGTTGACTCGCTTAGAGGTTTGGTAAATTGGTTGATGGGAGCACCAGCAggtttgaaattgaatcatTCGTTCAATGGAATGCTGGGTCGCTTCTTTTTGTACCACATCAACTTATGGTGGACTTTTTTACTGGTTACCAGACCTGTCCTTGAATTTGCGTTCAAAGTGCTGCTTCTTTGTGGGAGATTAGGGGTCACATTTCAAATAGCAATTGTTGCCGACCTTTTAGCTCTTGTAAGTTTTCATACTTACTGCATCTACGTTTATGCAGCCAG aTTATTTAATATGCAATTACGAGGTCTTACAGCtctatttcatttgtttcttGGCAAAAAAAGGAACCCATTGCGGAAAAGGGTGGACTCATGCCAATATCAGGCAGATCAACTGTTTGTTGGAACATTACTCTTCACTATCTTATTGTTCCTAATGCCAACCACATGGGTTTATTACACTGTTTTTACTTCT CTACGATTGATGCTGATTGGACTAGGTGGATTTCTTACAAGGTTACGATTCTATTTGCAAATTTTGCCAGTTTACGCTTTTTTGAAATGGCTGGTGCGTTCTCCAGTTACCAGCA GTAccataaatatgaaaatgtaCCTGAGAAATGTGGAAGGCCCAACAACTCTTATAGTATCTACAGTGGTATCCCCGTGGGGTGAAACTTGGAAACGTTGTATTCCAGATACAATGAATCCGCATCCGCCTGTCGAGTGGACAAAAATTGTAAACAATTTATTTTGGGGTCAGCTACTGTACCCACTGTAA
- the LOC125499662 gene encoding uncharacterized protein LOC125499662 isoform X1, translated as MASARLRKLVGTVFSEYKLVRRQSVPLIASRKFANLRDSFAKTEAAEKSDAPLQFSGSKAESWKSIQSRSGNLDDVPWFQQVSIIMSLSVFMIYFFILREENDIDQKFDKTLFDHIDGLEERQLELVIEYNKEHKISTEREEARLKELRRQ; from the exons ATGGCGTCTGCCAGGTTACGCAAACTCGTTGGAACAGTTTTTTCGGAATATAAATTAGTACGAAG ACAATCTGTACCTCTGATTGCGAGTCGAAAATTCGCAAACCTTAGAGATTCTTTCGCAAAAACCGAGGCTGCGGAAAAATCGGATGCACCCTTACAATTCTCTGGCAGTAAAGCAGAATCCTGGAAATCTATACAATCAAGATCGGGAAATCTTGACGATGTACCCTGGTTTCAGCAGGTGTCAATAATCATGAGCCTCTCTGTATTCATGAtctacttttttattcttcgagaagaaaatgatATAGACCAGAAATTTGACAAAACCCTCTTTGACCACATAGATGGCTTAGAAGAAAGACAATTGGAACTGGTCATAGAATACAACAAAGAACACAAGATTAGTACAGAAAGAGAGGAAGCTAGATTAAAGGAACTCAGAAGACAATGA
- the LOC105686037 gene encoding DNA topoisomerase 3-alpha — protein MRLLDQANVSRPIFAIHSFWGGLVRFKSNNSKAEKNQSNQMKVLNIAEKNDAAKGIAGYLSRNSSRRREGLSVYNKIYEFETQLWGQQCKMTMTSVSGHLLTYEFVGGYRSWQGCNPLSLFEAPVTKQCPEDYMKIKKTLEREVKGSQALIIWTDCDREGENIGFEIIQVCQAVKPNIKIYRAKFSEITAQSVYRAIHNLEEPNKAISDAVDVRSELDLRIGAAFTRFQTLRLQKVFPQSLAEMIISYGSCQFPTLGFVVERFLAIESFKPEPFWKIKVTDVRNELSVEFRWERNRLFEELPCQIFLDMCLESPNATVEKITCKPKSKWRPLPLDTVELAKLGSRKLRLNAKETMKIAEKLYTQGIISYPRTETNIYPKELNLPPLIEQQTSHPEWGLFAQQVLQNGPSPRQGKKSDGAHPPIHPTKYITTLGGNEARLYEFIVRHFLAGLSKDAEGQETIVNISIANEKFIASGLRIIAKNYLEVYPYETWNAKEIHAYSEGETFLPTSIEMAHGETSAPNLLTEADLIALMDKHGIGTDATHAEHIEKIKARQYVGLKDEKYFIPGKLGIGLVMGYDSMGFHMSKPHLRAGLENDLKLICDGVKLPADVLKDQISRYKAVFVTTLQKANLIDNALAHYLDEAPAHVQNVEIANPVLEQTVFKCPKCGSNMLLKDRKNSAGKYIGCIAYPTCSNAIWFPATVENIELLNDTCGRCPGNMPIFKFSIRTGTIPILGSSYTSCIGGCDTLLNETFSIRNQNVQRVPQSSNDSGVATDNSNPRINSTLSNTSWNPRTNLETRNPQRQINAQTFNATQNGTDRNDSGNSTWGSSSFTNVRHHDSTNWSSNQNNQMNSRDNTILCTCHEEAKKLTVRKEGLNQGRQFYKCAKPQGSGCEFFLWAEDESMQATHHNDNDQQPSRSNNSNNDNQTRQRPTNTRADRDTRNSSTHKGPVTCTCGEPARKLTVHKEGPNKGKEFYGCPKGIGSGCKFFKWAGEVDDNNVGMSSDSAQVTNRVGHPSNSNASRARNARRCGSCGEEGHTRRTCQSTAPD, from the exons ATGCGTCTTTTAGATCAAGCTAATGTTAGCCGGCCAATTTTTG CTATACACAGCTTCTGGGGAGGACTTGTCAGATTCAAAAGCAACAATTCTAAAGCAGAGAAAAATCAGAGTAATCAAATGAAAGTGTTGAATATAGCAGAGAAAAATGATGCTGCCAAAGGTATCGCAGGCTACCTGTCGCGGAATTCTTCAAGGCGG cgAGAGGGGCTATCAGTGTAtaacaaaatttatgaattcgAAACTCAACTATGGGGGCAACAATGTAAGATGACAATGACGTCTGTTTCGGGTCATTTATTGACCTATGAGTTCGTTGGGGGATATCGTAGCTGGCAAGGATGCAACCCACTGTCACTATTTGAAGCACCTGTGACAAAACAATGCCCCGAGgattatatgaaaataaaaaaaaccttagAAAGAGAGGTAAAAGGTTCTCAGGCACTCATAATCTGGACAGATTGTGATAGGGAAGGTGAAAACATTGGTTTTGAAATTATCCAAGTTTGCCAGGCTGTGAAACCCAACATCAAGATTTACCG tgCCAAATTTTCTGAGATCACTGCACAGTCAGTGTATCGAGCAATTCATAATTTGGAAGAACCAAATAAAGCAATCAGTGATGCTGTTGATGTTCGAAGTGAACTGGATTTGAGAATAG GAGCCGCCTTCACAAGATTTCAAACACTGAGACTTCAAAAGGTTTTTCCACAAAGCTTAGCAGAGATGATAATCAGCTATGGAAGTTGCCAGTTCCCAACACTAGGATTTGTtgtcgaaagatttctagCTATTGAATCTTTCAAACCAGAACCATTTTGGAAGATTAAAGTGACAGACGTGCGTAATGAGCTTTCAGTCGAATTTAGATGGGAAAGAAATCGTCTATTTGAAGAATTACCTTGCCAAATATTCTTAGACATGTGCCTTGAATCTCCAAATGCCACTGTAGAAAAAATCACTTGCAAACCCAAAAGCAAGTGGAGACCTTTACCACTGGATACAGTT GAATTGGCTAAATTGGGTTCCCGTAAATTGAGATTGAATGCAAaggaaacaatgaaaatagcAGAGAAGTTGTATACTCAGGGTATTATAAGCTATCCGCGAACAGAAACAAACATATATCCAAAAGAACTCAACTTACCGCCACTGATAGAACAGCAGACTAGTCATCCAGAATGGGGACTGTTTGCACAACAAGTATTGCAAAATGGGCCTTCTCCAAGACAAGGAAAGAAGAGCGATGGCGCTCACCCTCCAATTCACCCCACAAAATATATTACTACGCTAGGAG GAAATGAAGCACGCTTGTATGAGTTCATAGTTCGTCATTTCCTGGCTGGCCTTTCAAAAGATGCGGAGGGTCAAGAAACTATTGTCAACATTAGCATAgctaacgaaaaatttattgcaagTGGACTTCGTATCATTGCTAAAAATTATCTGGAAGTTTATCCATATGAGACTTGGAATGCAAAAGAAATTCATGCATATTCAGAGGGCGAGACTTTCCTGCCCACTAGCATAGAAATGGCTCATGGAGAAACTTCAGCTCCAAACCTGTTAACTGAGGCTGATTTGATTGCTCTGATGGATAAACACGGAATTGGAACGGATGCCACACATGCAGaacatattgaaaaaataaaagcgaggCAATATGTCGGCCTGAAggatgagaaatattttatccctGGAAAACTCGGAATCGGATTAGTCATGGGATATGACAGTATGGGATTTCACATGTCCAAACCTCATCTCCGAGCAGGATTGGAAAATGATCTCAAATT AATATGCGATGGTGTAAAACTTCCGGCAGATGTTTTGAAAGACCAAATATCTCGATACAAAGCCGTATTTGTTACAACTTTACAAAAAGCAAACTTGATAGATAATGCACTAGCCCATTACCTCGATGAAGCGCCGGCGCATGTACAAAATGTCGAAATAGCGAATCCCGTACTAGAACAAACCGTGTTCAAATGCCCAAAGTGTGGAAGTAATATGCTGTTGAAAGACAGGAAAAATTCCGCTGGGAAGTATATTGGTTGCATAGCTTATCCAACCTGCAGCAATGCTATCTGGTTTCCAGCAACGGTTGAAAATATAGAACTTCTGAATGACACTTGTGGCAGA TGCCCAGGGAATATGCCCATATTCAAATTTAGTATACGCACCGGTACAATTCCGATCTTAGGTTCCTCTTACACTTCATGCATTGGGGGATGTGACACATTACTCAATGAGACTTTTAGCATTCGGAATCAAAATGTGCAACGTGTCCCACAGTCGAGTAACGATAGTGGCGTGGCCACTGATAACTCAAACCCCAGGATTAATTCTACTCTTTCGAACACAAGCTGGAATCCCAGAACAAACTTGGAGACCCGAAATCCACAAAGACAAATTAATGCGCAGACCTTTAATGCAACACAAAATGGTACAGATAGGAATGACTCTGGTAACTCCACTTGGGGTTCATCCTCATTTACAAATGTGCGGCACCATGATAGTACCAATTGGTCTAGTaatcaaaataatcaaatgaataGTAGAGATAATACAATCTTGTGTACTTGTcatgaagaagcaaaaaagcTCACTGTGCGTAAAGAGGGGCTGAATCAAG GGAGACAATTTTACAAATGTGCCAAGCCACAAGGGAGTggttgtgaattttttctatgGGCAGAAGATGAATCTATGCAAGCGACTCACCACAATGATAATGACCAACAGCCCTCAAGGAGTAACAATAGCAACAATGATAATCAAACTAGGCAAAGACCGACTAATACCAGGGCTGACAGAGATACCAGAAATTCATCAACCCACAAAGGGCCAGTCACATGTACTTGTGGAGAACCAGCAAGGAA GCTCACTGTGCATAAAGAAGGGCCTAATAAAGGTAAAGAATTCTACGGATGTCCAAAAGGTATAGGTAGCggatgtaaatttttcaaatgggcTGGTGAGGTGGACGACAACAACGTGGGTATGAGCAGTGATAGTGCACAAGTTACTAATCGCGTAGGGCATCCATCGAATTCAAATGCTTCAAGAGCCAGAAACGCAAGGAGATGTGGATCATGTGGAGAAGAAG GTCATACCAGAAGAACGTGCCAGTCAACTGCCCCAGATTGA
- the LOC125499662 gene encoding uncharacterized protein LOC125499662 isoform X3, translated as MASARLRKLVGTVFSEYKLVRRQSVPLIASRKFANLRDSFAKTEAAEKSDAPLQFSGSKAESWKSIQSRSGNLDDVPWFQQMA; from the exons ATGGCGTCTGCCAGGTTACGCAAACTCGTTGGAACAGTTTTTTCGGAATATAAATTAGTACGAAG ACAATCTGTACCTCTGATTGCGAGTCGAAAATTCGCAAACCTTAGAGATTCTTTCGCAAAAACCGAGGCTGCGGAAAAATCGGATGCACCCTTACAATTCTCTGGCAGTAAAGCAGAATCCTGGAAATCTATACAATCAAGATCGGGAAATCTTGACGATGTACCCTGGTTTCAGCAG ATGGCTTAG